One genomic segment of Pseudorca crassidens isolate mPseCra1 chromosome X, mPseCra1.hap1, whole genome shotgun sequence includes these proteins:
- the NDUFA1 gene encoding NADH dehydrogenase [ubiquinone] 1 alpha subcomplex subunit 1 produces MWFEILPGIAVMAVCLFIPGMATARIHRFTNGGKEKRVAHYSYQWNLMERDRRISGVNRYYVSKGLENID; encoded by the exons ATGTGGTTCGAGATTCTCCCCGGGATCGCCGTCATGGCCGTGTGCTTATTCATCCCGGGAATGGCCACTGCACGCATCCACAGGTTCACTAACGGGGGCAAG GAAAAAAGGGTTGCCCATTATTCATATCAGTGGAATTTGATGGAAAGAGATAGGCGCATCTCTGGAGTTAATCGTTACTATGTATCAAAG GGTTTGGAGAACATTGATTAA